Proteins encoded in a region of the Kwoniella shivajii chromosome 3, complete sequence genome:
- a CDS encoding CDP-diacylglycerol-serine O-phosphatidyltransferase produces MSVSEEKKKALQAYKDDEGHFSLVRQFRLADLITIMNGVCGTLSILSSARYLIMSSNVRNVPSEAVSILYLAHLLPILGFGFDALDGKVARWMGGGSMLGQEMDSLADLVSFGVAPATLAFTLGLRTPLDTVALLWFVSCGLARLARFNATVALIPSDASGKSKYFEGLPIPSSLFLTSMMAFWVKRGYYVSGKVGGSDIPFGLFNKGSWAEVHGAAFIFAIWGAMMVSKTLRGSGGLDSKEREKDDSTF; encoded by the exons ATGTCAGtatcagaagagaaaaagaaagcCCTTCAGGCATAcaaggatgatgagggacACTTCTCCCTCGTGAG ACAATTCCGCCTCGCCGACTTGATCACCATCATGAATGGGGTCTGCGGAAcactttccatcctttcttccGCCCGATACCTCATCATGTCATCCAATGTCAGAAACGTACCTTCTGAAGCAGTATCAATCCTTTATCTCGCGCATTTACTTCCTATTTTGGGATTCGGGTTTGATGCTTTAGATGGAAAAGTAGCTAGATGGATGGGTGGAGGATCAATGTTAGGTCAAGAGATGGATTCCCTCGCGGACTTGGTCTCTTTCGGTGTCGCTCCAGCTACTTTAGCTTTCACACTCGGACTTAGAACTCCTTTGGATACGGTCGCTTTGTTATGGTTCGTATCATGTGGTTTAGCAAGATTGGCAAGATTCAACGCTACCGTGGCTTTGATCCCTTCTGACGCTTcaggaaaatcaaaatattTCGAAGGTCTTCCTATTCCATCGAGTCTCTTCCTCACTTCCATGATGGCATTTTGGGTCAAACGTGGATACTACGTCTCAGGTAAAGTAGGTGGTTCAGATATACCCTTTGGACTTTTCAATAAGGGCAGTTGGGCAGAAGTGCATGGAGCTGCGTTCATCTTCGCTATTTGGGGAGCTATGATGGTCAGTAAGACATTAAGA GGAAGTGGAGGTTTGGATTcgaaggaaagggaaaaagacGATTCAACATTTTAG